Sequence from the bacterium genome:
GATCCCCTACGAGCGCCTGCGTGGCGAATATTTGAATGGCTATCGCATCGGCAAATATTCCTCGGTCCCCTTGCAGCAGTTGTCCGTTTACAAGCCGCCGCGAGGATTTGTCGAAGTCACCCAAGAGAACCAGGAAGCTTTGATTGCGCCGCACTTCAAACTAAAACAATTCCTCTGCAAGCAGAATGGCGATTACCCGAAATACGTCGTGCTGAGCGAGCGGCTGTTGATGAAACTGGAGCTGATTCTCGAGCAGGTTAACGAAAAAGGCTATCGCTGTGATACGTTTCATATCATGAGCGGATATCGCACGCCTCATTATAACAAAGCCATCGGCAATGTAAAATACAGCCGCCACGTTTACGGCAGCGCTGCGGACATTTTCATCGACGTGAATCCGCCGGATGGGATGATGGATGATCTGAACGGCGACGGCAAATCGGATCATCACGATGCCGCGATACTTCATGATATCATCGACGCCATGTATGGTAAGCCGTGGAATTCACGTTTCATTGGCGGATTGGCAAAGTACGCGAAAACCGCCTCGCACGGCCCGTTCGTCCACGTCGATGTACGGGGATTTCGCGCCCGCTGGGGGGGAATGAAGCAGCCGTAAATCAATTGCAGTGAAATGGCTTGTTCTTGCCCAAAAACCATTCTGCCGTTTGACTGCACCCGAGAGTTGCGGCGAATGCCGTGTTACCGTTTACAGTTGCGGCAATTTCATGAACCTCTTTCTTCTCAATATCCTTCTCGCCTTGATTTGGTTGGCGTTGACCGGACACTTCACGCCTGCCAATTTCGTCGCTGGCTTTTTGCTGGCCTATATCGTGTTGTGGCTGGTGCAGCGCACGACGGAACCCTCGAGCTACTTTGTGAAAGTGCGCCAGGTGCTCGGTTTCATCGCCTTTTTTGTTTGGGAATTGACCAAGGCCAATCTGCGCGTGGCTTACGACGTGGTGACCCCACACCATCACATGCGGCCCGGGGTCGTGGCCATTCCGTTGGATGCAAAAACCGATCTCGAAATCATGCTGCTCTCCAGCCTGATCACGCTGACGCCCGGCAGCTTGAGCCTGGATGTTTCCGCGGACCGCCGCGTGCTCTACATTCACTCCATGTACATCAAAGATATCGAAGCTTTTCGGCAAGAGGTCAAGGCCGGCCTCGAACGCCGTTTGCTGGAGGTGCTGCGATGAACTTGCTGAACATCACATTAATGGCCGCCATACCCTTGTTGACCCTGACCGTGGTTTTTGCGTTCATCCGGCTGGTGCGCGGGCCGGGGTTGCCCGACCGCGTGGTGGCGCTCGATCTTATTTTCACCATCGGGATCGGCATCATCGCGGTCTACGCCATCTTGACCAATCAACCGGCATTTCTTGACGTCGCCATCATCGCGGCGCTCATTGCATTTTGGGGAACCATCGCTTTTACTTATTATTTGAAAAGGAGAGCGCACGAATGAAAGAAACCTTCAGCGCCGTCTTGATAATCGTCGGCGCCATATTTACCGTTTTGGCTGCCGTTGGCATTTTGCGCATGCCCGACCTTTTTCAGCGCCTGTCTACCGCCACCAAAGCGGCGACATTGGGAGTCGGCTCCCTGCTGCTGGCCGCAGCGGTTTACTTTGATGACCTCGGCACCACCACTCGAGCGCTGGCAACGATTTTTTTTCTGGTTCTCACCGCGCCGATTGCAGCGCATATCATTGGCCGCGCCGCTTATTTTGTCGGCACGCCGCTGTGGGAGGGGACCATAAGCGATGAGCTGGCCGGGCGGTATAATCCTGAAACCCATCTCCTTGAAAGCCCCAACGCAGCGAAGAGCACGCCGCGGCGTGATTCGAAGGAAATGATTGAATCTGAAAACAAACAACAAATCCGCTGACCAATATTGCTGTGAGCGGTTTAGCCGGCCAGCATAAATTTTCACCGGCGCAACGAAACGCAAGATCGGCAAATTTCAACAAGCCGACGGCGGCACGCCGTTTCGCGATGCGATCGGCGACATGAGCCTTGCCACGCAAGCGAAACTTTTGCGTTTGCGGCAGGAAGGAAGGTTCGAGCGCTTCGGCGGCGACGAGACGATTCATTGCAACGTGCGCATCGTTGCCGCCACCAACAAAAATCGCGAAGCCGCCATTGTCGAAAAAGCCTTTCGTGAAGCTCTCTCTTGTCGCGTCAAAGTCATCACCATCAACCTGCCGCCGCTGCGCGCGCGTCCGGATGATTTGCCCGACCTGATTCAGCATTTCCTCCACAAGCACTCCGCCGAGCTTACAGCTTTTTTCAAATGAAACCTTCGCCCCTGACCGCCTCGCCCCAGTCGTCGTCGATGGCTTGGAACGGTATCATGGCAGGCTTTACGAGACGGTGAGGTCGGCACGCGAGGGGGAGTTGATTGTGGCGGCGATGCAACATGCCGGCGGAAATCAGGTTCGCGCTACGCAGCTTCTGGGCAGCTCTCGTGTCATGTGGCACGATCGCCCGGAGCGGGACGGCAGCAAGGCCGAGGTGATCATGCAAAAGGCGTAACCCATTCCAGGTTGCCGAATCCGCTGGCAACCCCGCCGCCGCAGCCCGCTGGCGTCGGGAGCAGATGCAAGATCAGATGCCGTTTGCGGCGCGGCCGGCACACTGACGTCGGGCGGCCTGCCCCGAGCTGCTGCCTCCCCACCTTGCGCGAACTGGCAGCAACCGGAAAAAAACGGATGCAAAAAAAATCCCACGAAAAGGCTCAGGCGTCTTTTCGTGGGATTTTAATTCTGTCGGTGCAAGAATTCTTCCGTAATCACATGGACTCGCGTTTACGGCTTATCGCTGCCGTCGTTCTTCTTCTCGATGGGAGGCTCGGCGGGTTTGTCCTTCTTTTCGTCGGCCGGTGCCGCAGGGGCTTCGGCATCGGTGTTGAGCAGATTGCGCAGCCGCGCCAGCATGGCCTCCATGCGTTTGCGCTCGCTGCGAATGCGCTCCAATTCCTCTTCGGCATTGGCGGTCTTCTGCTGCTCCGCGTTCAGTTGTGCTTCCAACTCGGGCTGGCGCGAGACCAACCGGCCGCCGGAGCTGACGAACAACGGTTTGTTGTCCGGCGGCGGCGCTTGGTTGAGATTGAGCTTGACGCCGAAGTTCACGCGCCAGGCGGGATAGTTGGGAATATCGGGATGCAGGCGCGGCAGACCGCTGATGTAGCGCGTCGTTTCCTTGCCCTGCGACAGCCGGAAATCGAAGCCGACATTGAAGGCAGCCCAATACTTCGGGCGGTAACTCACGCTCGGCGAAAAATAGAAGAAATCTTCACGGGCGTAGGCGGTGACCGGCGGCCGTTGCGTGAAGATGCGGCCATACAGCTCGAAGGTGAAATCGAATTGCGCAGTGGGAATCGCCAGTCCGGCGCCCAATTGAAACTCCTGCGAGGGGCTCAGCACCGCTTGCGTATCGATGGCGGCGCCGGTGAGCAGTTTGCCGAGATCATTGTGATGCAGAAAGCCGAAGTTGACATGAAAGTTCGGTTCATTCTCCGGCAGCAGCAAATCCGGGCTGTAGGAGGCCGCAGCCATCAAGCCGATCTCATAGCCGCCCCCGCTGTAAGGCTCGAACAGGATGTTGTGATGCTTGGCAAAGGGCAGGCGCACGCTGCCGCTGGCGCCGAATTTCAATGGGCTGACCTTGCTGCCGAGCGAGCCGATTTTGGCACCGAGGTAAAGATCGTCCGGCAGATTGCGCGGCTGGCTGCCGCGGTGCGCATCTTGATAGATCACCTGCGTCGCCGCCCATTCCACATGCTTGCCGCTGGCGAAATGCAGACCGAGCGCGGTCTGCACATTCCAGAAGGTGAAGCTGGTGGGAGGCTGGCCGGGGCGCGGCTTCACCACGGTTTGATAATACGAAGAGCCGAAGCCGTGCAGAGTGAGTTGCCCTTTGGGCAGCGTCCATGCCGAGTGCAGATGCGGCAACCCGCGGCCGCCGATCAGACTAAAGGTCTGGCCGTGCGCCGGCGGGGCAACCAGGGCAGCCAGGGCCACCGTCATCGCAGCACAAAGAATTCGCTTCATAAGCTTGCGTCCGTCCTATTGGTTTGGTGAATCGGGTGGATGGGGAGGCAACCGCCTTGTCCGCCTCTCGTGTTTTCGCCGATGAAAGTTCTGTAATCTGTTCCCAACTCAACGTGTTCACTACTATACACGCAGAGTGCGGCAGGTGCATGCAACCCGCCGAGAAATTGTCGCAGCCGCGCGGCCATAAAGCGCTTGCGCTTTGAGATGAAATTCAGTAATGTCACCGCACTTCGACAGCCTGGTGACACGATTGCAACAATTCACCGCCGGTTTATGCCCAAAAAATTCCTGACGATACACGGCCACTTCTACCAACCGCCCCGCGAAAACCCCTGGACTGAAGCCATCGAGCGCCAAGACGGTGCCGCGCCGTTTCATGATTGGAACGAGCGCATCGACCATGAGTGCTACACGCCCAATGCCTACGCCCGCATCAGCGATCACGACAACCGCATTACCACCATCGCCAACAATTTCGAGTGGATCAGCTTCAACTTCGGGCCGACGCTGCTGAGCTGGCTGGAGAAGTTCTCGCCCCGCACTTACGAACGCATTCTTGCCGCCGACCGCAACAGCTTGCGCCGCCATCCCGGCCACGGCGCCGCCCTGGCGCAGGCTTACAACCACGCGATTTTGCCCCTGTGCAACGAGCAGGATCTGAACACCCAAATCCGCTGGGGCCTGGCGGATTTCCGTTACCGCTTTGGCCGCGAGCCGGAAGCGCTGTGGCTGCCGGAAACCGCGGTGAATGAGCGCGTCATGCGAGCGCTCATCGCTCATCAGATGAAGTATGTGATTCTCTCGCCCTATCAGGCCCGGCGCGTGCGGCCGCTCGCCGGCGGTGACTGGCGCGCCGTCGAGCAGGGCGAGATCGACGTCACCCAGCCCTATCGCTGGTTCGACCGCAACGCCGGCGGCGAACGCATACCCGGGCGGTTCATCGACGTTTTCTTCTATCACGGCGGCCTGGCACGCGGCGTCGGTTTCGAGCATCTGGTGCGGGATGCCAAGCATTTTGCCGGCCAGGTGGATGCCGCCTTCAGCAACCACGGCAGCAATCAACCCCAGCTCGTCTCCATCGCCACCGACGGCGAAACCTACGGCCATCACGAACATTTTGCCGAACGCGGCCTGGCTTATTTGCTGCAACGTGCCGCGCCGCAGCGTGACATTGCCATCACCACCTACGGCGCCTATCTCGCCGAGCATCCGCCGCAGCAGGAAGTGGATTTGAAAACGGGCCCCAACGGCGAAGGCACGGCGTGGAGCTGCGCCCACGGCGTCGGCCGCTGGGCGCGCAATTGCGGCTGCCGGAGCGGCGGCCCCGCAGAATGGCAGCAGGAGTGGCGCGCGCCCCTGCGCGAAGCCCTGGATCAACTGCGCGACGAGCTTAACCAACTCGCGCTCGAATTCGGCGAGCCGCTGTTCAAAGACCTGCCGGCGGCACGGGACGGCTACATCGCAGTCATCCTGCAGCGCACGCCCGAGCGCCTGCAAAGCTTTCTCGACCGCCACCAGCGCCAGCCGCTGAGTCCCGAGCAAAAAATCGCCGCCATCAAATTGATGGAGATGCTGCGCAACGCCCAGCTCATGTACACGAGCTGCGGCTGGTTCTTCACCGAGCTTTCCGGCATCGAAACGGTGCAGATCATCCAATATGCCGCGCGCGCGATTCAACTGGCGGAGGCCCTGAGCCGGCGGCCGTTCGAAGAGAATTTTCTGCGGAACCTCAAGGCCGCGCCCAGCAACGTGAAAGCCTACCGCGACGGTGAAGGCGTTTATGACAAGCTGGTGCGGCCGGCGATCGTTTCGTTCACGCGCGTCATCAACACCTATGCCTTTCGCGCGCTGTTCTTCGAGGCGCCCGCGCAGGAGAAACTCTATCATTATTCCCTGCAGCGCGAAGACCTCACCACCGCGGCCGCCGCCGGCGCTTCCCTGCTCACCGGCCTGGTGCAGGCACAGTCCGGCATCACCACCGAGAGCCTGCGCTACGGCTTTGCCTTGATCAAGCACGGCAGCGCCGACACCGCGCAATGCTTCATCCGCCGGGTGACGGGCACCTGGAATTATCACACGCAGCGCGACGCACTGGTTCAACGCTTGCACGCCGGCAGCGAGCTGGCCGACTATCTGCAAAAACACTGGGCGATGCAGGGCTACGGCCTGCAAAACATCTTCCTCG
This genomic interval carries:
- a CDS encoding D-Ala-D-Ala carboxypeptidase family metallohydrolase, with amino-acid sequence MSVTSGWKRRCSRSRLLRNLWKGIRMHGFFYERRCRLLPSVLLPIGILIFWQNAMAGSGSHFSTETAGFAVKFKDEVSSYRILGVFVLPRETLALEVQEAPTHHQYVLKAAAGKATPFTANKWQWQAPQETGLYPVRIVRTPSADSVVLNIFVMIPYERLRGEYLNGYRIGKYSSVPLQQLSVYKPPRGFVEVTQENQEALIAPHFKLKQFLCKQNGDYPKYVVLSERLLMKLELILEQVNEKGYRCDTFHIMSGYRTPHYNKAIGNVKYSRHVYGSAADIFIDVNPPDGMMDDLNGDGKSDHHDAAILHDIIDAMYGKPWNSRFIGGLAKYAKTASHGPFVHVDVRGFRARWGGMKQP
- a CDS encoding Na+/H+ antiporter subunit E; the protein is MNLFLLNILLALIWLALTGHFTPANFVAGFLLAYIVLWLVQRTTEPSSYFVKVRQVLGFIAFFVWELTKANLRVAYDVVTPHHHMRPGVVAIPLDAKTDLEIMLLSSLITLTPGSLSLDVSADRRVLYIHSMYIKDIEAFRQEVKAGLERRLLEVLR
- a CDS encoding cation:proton antiporter is translated as MNLLNITLMAAIPLLTLTVVFAFIRLVRGPGLPDRVVALDLIFTIGIGIIAVYAILTNQPAFLDVAIIAALIAFWGTIAFTYYLKRRAHE
- the mnhG gene encoding monovalent cation/H(+) antiporter subunit G; the encoded protein is MKETFSAVLIIVGAIFTVLAAVGILRMPDLFQRLSTATKAATLGVGSLLLAAAVYFDDLGTTTRALATIFFLVLTAPIAAHIIGRAAYFVGTPLWEGTISDELAGRYNPETHLLESPNAAKSTPRRDSKEMIESENKQQIR
- a CDS encoding sigma 54-interacting transcriptional regulator, whose protein sequence is MGKFQQADGGTPFRDAIGDMSLATQAKLLRLRQEGRFERFGGDETIHCNVRIVAATNKNREAAIVEKAFREALSCRVKVITINLPPLRARPDDLPDLIQHFLHKHSAELTAFFK
- a CDS encoding transporter; protein product: MKRILCAAMTVALAALVAPPAHGQTFSLIGGRGLPHLHSAWTLPKGQLTLHGFGSSYYQTVVKPRPGQPPTSFTFWNVQTALGLHFASGKHVEWAATQVIYQDAHRGSQPRNLPDDLYLGAKIGSLGSKVSPLKFGASGSVRLPFAKHHNILFEPYSGGGYEIGLMAAASYSPDLLLPENEPNFHVNFGFLHHNDLGKLLTGAAIDTQAVLSPSQEFQLGAGLAIPTAQFDFTFELYGRIFTQRPPVTAYAREDFFYFSPSVSYRPKYWAAFNVGFDFRLSQGKETTRYISGLPRLHPDIPNYPAWRVNFGVKLNLNQAPPPDNKPLFVSSGGRLVSRQPELEAQLNAEQQKTANAEEELERIRSERKRMEAMLARLRNLLNTDAEAPAAPADEKKDKPAEPPIEKKNDGSDKP
- a CDS encoding DUF3536 domain-containing protein, which encodes MPKKFLTIHGHFYQPPRENPWTEAIERQDGAAPFHDWNERIDHECYTPNAYARISDHDNRITTIANNFEWISFNFGPTLLSWLEKFSPRTYERILAADRNSLRRHPGHGAALAQAYNHAILPLCNEQDLNTQIRWGLADFRYRFGREPEALWLPETAVNERVMRALIAHQMKYVILSPYQARRVRPLAGGDWRAVEQGEIDVTQPYRWFDRNAGGERIPGRFIDVFFYHGGLARGVGFEHLVRDAKHFAGQVDAAFSNHGSNQPQLVSIATDGETYGHHEHFAERGLAYLLQRAAPQRDIAITTYGAYLAEHPPQQEVDLKTGPNGEGTAWSCAHGVGRWARNCGCRSGGPAEWQQEWRAPLREALDQLRDELNQLALEFGEPLFKDLPAARDGYIAVILQRTPERLQSFLDRHQRQPLSPEQKIAAIKLMEMLRNAQLMYTSCGWFFTELSGIETVQIIQYAARAIQLAEALSRRPFEENFLRNLKAAPSNVKAYRDGEGVYDKLVRPAIVSFTRVINTYAFRALFFEAPAQEKLYHYSLQREDLTTAAAAGASLLTGLVQAQSGITTESLRYGFALIKHGSADTAQCFIRRVTGTWNYHTQRDALVQRLHAGSELADYLQKHWAMQGYGLQNIFLEERQQLIRLMLQDRLDEIGEAYRQLYEDNLTLIRNLRDLGATIPEELSVPARYTLSLELRREIERLGETTETEAYRRCLEISRLAEKLGIELSTEWAGQHLQAMLEKRLHALSANFGPACCQEILSLIDIAQKLKLRLTPDHIQNTIFELLQDRVQPLIDTVAADPQNRQAYELSTLFLQIAYHFNFNIKAYKDRMKALEEQLAADPSVWP